One window of the Yamadazyma tenuis chromosome 6, complete sequence genome contains the following:
- a CDS encoding uncharacterized protein (COG:K,L; EggNog:ENOG503NU16; BUSCO:EOG09260SR2), translated as MSDPATLITQFVTFSGAEDSENAAKYASSLADLISTNKLSFLQFIQLLGSRITSSIDEDRTKGMRCLAAVLHEITSSSSALSKHDINVLVDFLLTKFSDKPCFADVIKALTNILHAKAFSPSLNDNLVKILRKVVDEYDSSVHLARGRYEVFALLQTALTRFRDAITTRPALHDLYVQAFLHVSNGEKDPRNLLISFDLNKNINHYFRFEVATNELHKHFVEELFDTCFCYFPISFRPPPNDPYKITSEQLKTSLRSTLTSQFLFAKDLFNNLFEKLASTNPVIRNDVLLTLLSAVDSFHEDTILEYWETIWNGLKFEILHSENTNIFSVSNDRFIPENIMDLADSDENKSLYLVLEILSRMATRLDDEDGLLPGITSDLKEYLSITSKVFMKAVILLSSMATASERGFNYIQQFIFQSENLGKFISGFDDTDDNMETDISLTVARQRDLIDAFGYILISYQVLSSSLPNASFFFESNYLSQVKDSLVVFLGQLLQASSTIEKTLKCKIIQQYIKLIQLRRFLSYEEKHVIMELLNDMFFELIEEAKPDDLIVDEIMKGLINLTEDGSDQNNQLIVDVFLPQVLQQIDPQNQKLSKYVEVLDSVVVSSQLLEVVSIRLVNRLSNDRDFNSKIIELLGSLVMKVQKRSQFLMNSWFKGIVPKLLNQAAEVEASGVNNSDNWHYLELISVLLGFVIKYYDSPKHQGILDDFQSAFYKNKAKSGLKLSGYTILEVASPMVLVFNNVLSNIDKSTNLSIQLEDLVRLIETTSNLRDPILKVNYLQHLCLLVNKFYKDDDSLQPVVEKLYDLQQPSNFEISVWIIKALMLRLSKVGIEYLTKLLEVLDHDASQATIVLRSFDIILRDLKIFSPNKELPKGSKIISKVNHLNTRSLYKQQVFNIVLAKVLQQPENEIHLQLLAVLTKNIDSHVLKSRINDIIPLTIQSIQLNTLLDTSLETLLIIIDSNNLQNFMPLLVKRLMVLSNTKVVENNRIVNTERIRYLSLKCLLELLRTNDKSTILLYKPEMLVGLVTNLDDPRRSIRKLSCDIRQLLFEAREST; from the coding sequence ATGAGTGATCCAGCCACGTTGATAACTCAATTTGTCACTTTTTCAGGAGCGGAAGATTCCGAAAATGCTGCCAAATATGCCTCGTCTCTCGCAGACCTCATCCTGACTAATAAGCTATCATTCTTACAATTCATACAACTTCTCGGCAGCCGTATAACCTCCAGCATCGACGAGGACAGAACAAAGGGAATGCGCTGTCTTGCCGCCGTTTTGCATGAAATCACTTCGTCTTCGTCAGCTCTTTCAAAGCATGACATCAATGTGCTTGTGGACTTTCTACTAACAAAGTTTTCTGACAAACCATGTTTTGCCGATGTGATAAAAGCCCTTACTAACATATTACACGCCAAGGCATTCAGTCCAAGCTTGAACGACAACTTAGTGAAGATTCTCCGGAAAGTGGTGGATGAATATGATTCTTCCGTCCATTTGGCTCGAGGCAGGTACGAGGTATTTGCTCTTTTGCAAACGGCTTTGACCCGATTCCGCGACGCTATCACCACTCGCCCCGCTCTCCATGATCTATACGTGCAAGCATTTCTTCACGTGTCTAACGGAGAAAAGGATCCCCGTAATCTTTTGATATCGTTTGACCTCaacaagaatatcaaccaTTATTTCAGGTTTGAAGTCGCTACAAACGAACTCCATAAGCACTTTGTTGAGGAATTGTTCGATACATGTTTCTGCTACTTTCCCATCTCCTTCAGGCCGCCTCCAAATGACCCGTATAAAATCACTCTGGAACAGTTGAAAACCTCATTGAGATCAACTTTAACTTCACAATTCTTATTTGCCAAAGATTTGTTTAACAACTTGTTCGAAAAGTTGGCCAGTACGAACCCGGTGATTCGTAATGACGTTCTTTTGACTTTATTGCTGGCAGTGGACCTGTTCCACGAAGATACGATACTTGAGTACTGGGAAACCATTTGGAATGGGTTGAAGTTTGAGATCTTACACTCTGAGAACACCAACATCTTCTCTGTTTCTAACGACCGGTTTATTCCAGAGAACATTATGGACTTGGCCGACAGTGACGAGAACAAGTCTCTCTATTTGGTGCTTGAGATCTTGTCTCGAATGGCTACCAGAttggatgatgaagatggtcTTTTGCCAGGAATCACTTCTGACTTGAAGGAATACTTAAGTATCACTTCAAAGGTGTTCATGAAGGCTGTGATTCTATTGAGCAGCATGGCCACTGCAAGTGAAAGAGGATTCAACTATATCCAACAGTTTATTTTCCAGTCTGAAAACTTGGGAAAGTTTATTTCAGGATTTGACGATACCGACGACAATATGGAAACGGACATTTCGCTCACAGTCGCCAGACAGAGAGATTTGATCGATGCTTTCGGGTATATTTTGATATCTTACCAGGTATTAAGCTCCTCTCTTCCAAATGcgtccttcttctttgagaGTAATTACCTTTCACAGGTCAAGGATagtttggtggtttttttgggacagcttcttcaagcgTCTTCGACCATCGAGAAGACTCTCAAATGCAAAATCATTCAGCAGTATATTAAGCTCATCCAACTCCGTCGGTTTTTGAGCtatgaagaaaaacatGTCATTATGGAACTTCTTAACGACATGTTTTTCGAGTTGATCGAAGAAGCTAAGCcagatgatttgattgtAGACGAGATCATGAAAGGCCTCATTAACTTGACCGAGGATGGAAGCGATCAGAACAACCAGTTGATTGTGGATGTATTTTTGCCTCAAGTATTACAACAAATAGACCCTCAGAACCAGAAACTTTCCAAGTATGTCGAGGTTTTGGACCTGGTTGTTGTGAGTTCTCAAttgcttgaagttgtaAGCATCAGATTGGTCAACCGTCTTTCCAATGACAGAGACTTTAACAGTAAGATAATCGAGTTATTGGGttcattggtgatgaaggtCCAGAAGAGAAGTCAATTTTTAATGAACTCCTGGTTCAAGGGAATAGTCCCAAAATTGTTGAATCAAGCAGCCGAAGTTGAAGCTTCGGGAGTAAACAATAGTGACAACTGGCATTACTTGGAACTTATCTCCGTGCTTTTAGGATTTGTGATCAAGTATTACGACTCTCCCAAGCATCAGGGAATTCTCGACGATTTCCAAAGTGCTTTTTATAAGAATAAGGCCAAAAGTGGATTGAAGTTGAGTGGATACACCATTCTTGAAGTGGCCAGTCCCATGGTTCTAGTGTTTAACAATGTTTTGAGTAACATCGATAAATCTACGAATTTGTctatccaacttgaagatctcgTCCGTCTCATTGAAACAACTTCCAACTTAAGAGATCCCATTCTAAAGGTCAACtatcttcaacatttgTGTCTTcttgtcaacaagttttATAAGGATGACGATAGCTTGCAACCGGTGGTAGAGAAACTCTATGACTTGCAACAACCTTCGAATTTCGAGATCTCTGTGTGGATCATTAAAGCCCTCATGTTACGGTTAAGCAAAGTAGGAATCGAGTATTTAACAAAGTTGCTagaagttcttgaccaTGATGCGTCCCAGGCGACCATTGTACTCCGGTCGTTTGATATCATTCTTCgggacttgaagatatttTCTCCCAACAAAGAGTTACCCAAGGGTTCCAAGATCATCTCCAAAGTTAATCATTTGAATACCAGAAGTCTTTATAAACAGCAGGTTTTCAATATTGTTCTTGCTAAGGTTTTGCAACAACCTGAGAACGAAATACACTTGCAGTTGCTTGCagtgttgaccaagaacATTGACAGCCATGTGTTGAAGTCCAGGATCAACGATATCATACCTTTGACCATCCAATCAATCCAGTTGAACACTTTGCTTGATACCTCGCTCGAGACACTTTTGATTATTATTGACTCCAATAATCTACAAAACTTCATGCCACTTTTGGTCAAGAGATTGATGGTTttatcaaacacaaaagTCGTTGAAAACAACCGTATCGTTAACACCGAGAGAATCAGGTACCTTTCATTAAAGTGCTTGTTGGAGTTGCTTAGAACTAACGACAAGTCTACAATTTTACTCTATAAACCCGAGATGTTGGTAGGACTAGTCACTAACTTGGACGACCCACGCAGATCCATTAGAAAACTCAGCTGTGACATTCGGCAGTTGTTGTTTGAGGCACGGGAGTCCACATAG